A single region of the Bacillus cereus genome encodes:
- the gerPC gene encoding spore germination protein GerPC: MNQDIYTYLHQLQQALQTQQATILNLEDQVRLLQEELNELKNRPSSSIGKVEYKFDQLKVENLNGTLNIGLNPFATKGQQIEDFQVDTETLKVNPETEPNPDFYQGVLQEMHRYLDEEAYNRILHFEQEERTPLDEMYRQMMVDDIKKQMEHRLPYYLSQVQSYEGVSTDPNYLRDVIIQAMKQDIDKAFLSFIQHIPGNFRKE, from the coding sequence ATGAATCAAGATATATATACTTACTTACACCAACTTCAGCAAGCTCTTCAAACACAACAAGCAACCATCCTTAACCTAGAAGATCAAGTCCGCCTATTACAAGAAGAGCTTAATGAATTAAAAAATCGCCCCTCCTCTTCTATAGGAAAAGTGGAATACAAATTCGATCAATTAAAAGTAGAAAATTTAAACGGCACTTTAAATATTGGTTTAAATCCATTTGCGACAAAAGGGCAGCAAATTGAAGATTTTCAAGTGGATACAGAAACGTTGAAAGTAAACCCTGAAACAGAACCAAATCCAGACTTCTATCAAGGTGTCCTTCAAGAAATGCATCGCTATTTAGATGAAGAAGCATATAATCGAATCCTCCATTTTGAACAAGAAGAGAGAACACCGCTTGATGAGATGTATCGGCAAATGATGGTGGATGACATAAAAAAACAGATGGAACATAGACTTCCGTATTATTTATCACAAGTTCAATCTTATGAGGGTGTTTCAACAGATCCCAATTATTTACGAGACGTCATTATTCAAGCAATGAAACAAGATATTGACAAAGCCTTTCTTTCCTTTATTCAACACATACCGGGCAATTTCCGAAAGGAGTAA
- a CDS encoding DNA alkylation repair protein, whose amino-acid sequence MDFETVMQELETLGKERTKKIYISNGAKEPLFGVATGAMKPIAKKIKINQSLAEELYATGNYDAMYFAGIIADPKTMNESDFDRWMDGAYFYMLSDYVVAVTLSESEFAQDVADKWIASGDELRMSAGWSCYCWLLGNRKDHEFSESKIANMLEVVKNTIHDAPERTKSAMNNFLNTVGISYVPLHEKAVEIAKEVGIVELKRDNKKSSFLNAYESIHKELDRGRLGFKRKYVRC is encoded by the coding sequence ATGGATTTCGAAACAGTAATGCAAGAGCTTGAAACTCTCGGCAAGGAACGGACTAAAAAAATATACATATCCAATGGTGCAAAGGAGCCACTTTTTGGAGTAGCTACAGGTGCTATGAAACCAATCGCGAAGAAAATAAAAATCAATCAAAGTTTAGCTGAAGAGCTTTATGCTACAGGTAACTATGATGCGATGTACTTTGCAGGCATTATTGCAGATCCAAAAACTATGAACGAATCGGATTTTGATCGTTGGATGGATGGGGCGTACTTTTATATGCTATCCGATTATGTGGTGGCAGTAACTTTATCAGAATCAGAGTTTGCACAAGACGTGGCTGATAAATGGATTGCAAGTGGTGACGAATTAAGAATGTCAGCGGGGTGGAGTTGCTACTGCTGGCTTTTAGGGAATCGAAAAGACCATGAATTTTCCGAAAGTAAGATTGCCAATATGCTAGAAGTTGTAAAAAATACAATTCATGATGCGCCAGAACGTACGAAATCCGCTATGAATAATTTTCTAAACACCGTGGGGATTTCATATGTGCCGCTACATGAAAAGGCAGTTGAAATTGCAAAGGAAGTAGGCATAGTGGAGCTAAAACGGGACAACAAGAAAAGCAGTTTTCTAAATGCTTACGAAAGTATTCATAAAGAACTTGATCGAGGAAGACTCGGATTCAAACGTAAATATGTAAGATGCTAA
- the lepB gene encoding signal peptidase I, whose translation MKKTLKKEGLEWIRTILIGVLLAVFFRTFFFSTYVVEGKSMMPTLQDGNMLVVNKVSYQVGDLNRFDVVVFHANKKEDYVKRIIGLPGDHIEYKHDKLYINGQFVDEPYLEKYKKEINGRQLTGDFKLEELTKEKSVPPGYIFVVGDNRLGSWDSRHFGFVKADTVVGKVDLRYWPIKEVQTNFSKG comes from the coding sequence ATGAAGAAAACTTTGAAAAAAGAAGGGCTAGAGTGGATAAGAACAATTTTAATTGGTGTACTATTAGCTGTATTTTTTCGAACGTTTTTCTTTTCAACGTACGTTGTAGAGGGGAAGTCAATGATGCCGACATTGCAAGATGGCAATATGCTCGTTGTAAATAAGGTGAGTTATCAAGTAGGGGACTTGAATCGATTTGATGTTGTTGTGTTTCATGCGAATAAAAAAGAGGACTATGTAAAACGAATTATCGGTTTACCTGGGGATCATATCGAATATAAGCATGATAAACTATATATAAATGGACAATTCGTAGATGAACCTTATTTAGAGAAGTATAAGAAAGAGATAAATGGACGACAACTAACAGGTGATTTTAAACTAGAAGAGTTAACGAAAGAAAAGTCGGTACCACCTGGATATATTTTTGTAGTAGGTGATAATCGCCTCGGGAGCTGGGATAGTAGGCACTTTGGATTTGTAAAAGCTGATACAGTTGTCGGTAAAGTTGATTTACGATATTGGCCGATTAAAGAGGTGCAAACGAATTTTTCAAAAGGTTGA
- the gerPF gene encoding spore germination protein GerPF has product MPSVVGNLVVQNSNGSFNLGDFYNVSPKENTKAYNGSGASNVGFVVNTFSGVSATNTFDSDVADQDQIATA; this is encoded by the coding sequence ATGCCTTCTGTTGTAGGAAATCTCGTCGTTCAAAACAGTAATGGCTCTTTCAATTTAGGGGATTTTTATAATGTATCTCCGAAAGAAAATACGAAAGCTTATAACGGGTCTGGGGCTTCCAATGTCGGATTTGTCGTTAATACTTTTAGCGGAGTTAGTGCAACAAATACATTTGATTCGGACGTTGCAGACCAAGATCAAATTGCAACAGCGTAA
- the addA gene encoding helicase-exonuclease AddAB subunit AddA — MIENWPEKPEGSQWTDDQWKAVVANGRDILVAAAAGSGKTAVLVERIIKKIISEENPVDVDRLLVVTFTNAAAQEMKNRIGEALEKVLIDGPGSQHIRKQLSLLNKASISTIHSFCLQVIRGYYYMLDVDPRFRIANQTENELLKEEVLDDILEEEYGIEDNSIFFELVDRYTSDRSDDDLQRMILALHTESRAHPNPEKWLDKLVEAYDVEGKTIEDLVYASYLLEDVKFQLETAEQHIRKATELAMLPDGPAPRVETLQADLALLGMLSSAARGSWTSVYEAMQNVSWQTLKRIKKSDYNEDVVKQVDSLRNKAKDEVKKLQEELFSRRPESFLRDFQDMHPVLEKLVKLVKVFTERFQAIKRDKGMVDFTDLEHFCLQILSEQSEDGEMKPSAVALQYRNKFAEVLVDEYQDTNFVQESIIKFVTKDSESEGNLFMVGDVKQSIYRFRLAEPGLFLGKYKRFTQEGSGGGMKIDLAKNFRSRHEVLAGTNFIFKQIMGEEVGEIDYDADAELKLGASYPEGEDVAAELLCIQQTEEEVLDGEEGAEVEKAQLEARLMAQRIKAMVDSGYEVYDRKTDSMRQVQYRDFVILLRSMPWAPQIMEELKLQGIPVYADLATGYFEATEVNIMMNVFRVIDNPMQDIPLAAVLRSPIVGLNDEELATLRAHGKKGSFYEVMSSFLKGAPLEEEQELHDKLEWFYNLLQGWREFARQQSLSDLIWKVYGETGYYDFVGGLPAGKQRQANLRVLYDRARQYEATSFRGLFRFLRFIERILERGDDMGTARALGEQEDVVRIMTIHKSKGLEFPVVFVAGLGRRFNTQDLMKRFLLHKDFGFGSQFIDPRKRIKYTTLSQLAIKRKMKMELIAEEMRVLYVALTRAKEKLILIGTVKDANKEMEKWLDAREHSEWLLPDHIRAGASCYLDWIAPSLYRHRDSEMLLELGQGNIPVDIYEYDTSWKVEVVDGKDLLAPEPVQEEKQELLEALREKKAVPLESERKEEVYDRLMWEYGYEDATSHRAKQSVTEIKRNYQSEEGSDNAFIKKLRAPIKTRPRFMEKKGLTYAERGTAVHAVMQHVDLKKPITIEVLQEQIARMVNKELLTFEQAEEIAIEKVISFFDSGLGKRVVAAKSVEREVPFTMMLSAEEAYQDWQGKKGESILVQGVIDCMIEEEDGITLIDFKTDTIEGKFPGGFDQAKPILEDRYKVQLSLYAKALEKSLKHPVKEKCLYFFDGNHVVKVEE; from the coding sequence ATGATAGAAAATTGGCCTGAAAAACCAGAAGGTAGTCAATGGACAGATGACCAGTGGAAAGCGGTTGTAGCGAATGGACGTGATATTTTAGTCGCAGCAGCAGCTGGATCTGGGAAAACAGCAGTATTAGTTGAACGTATTATTAAAAAGATTATAAGTGAGGAAAATCCAGTCGATGTCGACCGCCTGCTCGTTGTAACATTTACGAATGCAGCGGCGCAAGAAATGAAAAATCGAATTGGAGAAGCGTTAGAAAAAGTATTAATTGATGGGCCAGGTTCACAGCATATAAGAAAGCAGCTTAGCTTATTAAATAAAGCTTCCATTTCAACAATCCATTCATTTTGTTTACAAGTGATTAGAGGATACTACTACATGCTTGATGTCGATCCTCGTTTCCGTATTGCGAACCAAACAGAAAATGAATTGTTAAAAGAAGAAGTGCTAGATGACATATTAGAAGAAGAGTATGGAATCGAAGATAATAGTATTTTCTTTGAATTAGTTGATCGTTATACGAGTGACCGTAGTGACGATGACCTACAACGAATGATTTTAGCGCTTCATACAGAATCAAGAGCGCATCCAAACCCGGAAAAATGGCTTGATAAATTAGTAGAAGCATACGATGTTGAAGGAAAGACGATTGAAGATTTAGTGTACGCTTCTTACTTATTAGAAGATGTGAAATTCCAGCTGGAAACAGCGGAACAGCATATTCGTAAAGCGACTGAACTCGCAATGCTTCCTGACGGTCCGGCGCCTCGCGTTGAAACGTTACAAGCGGATTTAGCTTTACTTGGAATGTTATCCTCAGCAGCTCGTGGGTCGTGGACAAGCGTTTATGAAGCGATGCAAAACGTATCGTGGCAAACGCTAAAGCGTATTAAGAAAAGTGATTACAACGAAGATGTTGTAAAACAAGTAGATTCTCTTCGTAATAAAGCGAAAGATGAAGTAAAGAAATTACAAGAAGAACTATTTAGCCGCAGACCTGAAAGTTTCTTACGAGATTTTCAAGATATGCATCCTGTATTAGAAAAACTCGTGAAGCTTGTAAAAGTATTTACAGAGCGTTTCCAAGCGATTAAGCGTGATAAAGGAATGGTTGATTTCACAGATTTAGAGCATTTCTGTTTACAAATTTTAAGCGAGCAAAGTGAAGACGGTGAAATGAAGCCTTCAGCAGTAGCGCTGCAATATCGTAATAAATTCGCTGAAGTACTAGTCGATGAATATCAAGATACGAATTTCGTACAAGAATCCATTATTAAATTCGTAACGAAAGACTCTGAGAGTGAAGGAAACTTGTTCATGGTAGGTGACGTGAAGCAGTCAATTTATCGTTTCCGACTAGCAGAACCAGGACTGTTTTTAGGGAAATACAAACGATTCACACAAGAAGGATCGGGCGGTGGAATGAAGATTGACTTAGCGAAAAACTTCCGTAGCCGTCATGAAGTGTTAGCAGGTACGAACTTTATCTTCAAACAAATTATGGGCGAAGAAGTCGGAGAAATCGACTATGATGCTGACGCTGAATTAAAGCTAGGTGCTAGCTATCCAGAAGGTGAAGATGTAGCGGCTGAATTACTATGCATTCAGCAAACAGAAGAAGAAGTGCTAGACGGTGAAGAAGGTGCAGAAGTAGAAAAAGCACAGCTTGAAGCTCGTCTTATGGCGCAGCGTATTAAAGCAATGGTCGATTCAGGTTATGAAGTGTATGATCGTAAAACTGATAGTATGCGCCAAGTACAATACCGTGATTTCGTTATTTTACTTCGCTCCATGCCGTGGGCGCCGCAAATTATGGAAGAGTTAAAGCTGCAAGGAATTCCGGTATATGCTGACCTTGCGACTGGTTACTTTGAAGCGACAGAAGTAAATATTATGATGAACGTATTCCGCGTTATCGATAATCCGATGCAAGATATTCCGCTTGCAGCTGTACTTCGTTCACCGATCGTTGGACTAAATGACGAAGAACTTGCAACGCTTCGTGCTCATGGAAAGAAAGGTTCATTTTATGAAGTGATGAGTTCATTCTTAAAAGGAGCACCGCTTGAAGAAGAACAAGAACTGCATGATAAATTAGAGTGGTTTTATAACTTACTGCAAGGGTGGCGTGAATTTGCGCGTCAACAATCACTTTCCGATTTAATTTGGAAAGTGTACGGTGAGACAGGCTATTACGACTTTGTCGGCGGTTTACCAGCCGGAAAGCAAAGACAGGCAAACTTACGCGTACTATATGACCGCGCGAGACAATATGAAGCAACATCGTTTAGAGGATTATTCCGCTTCTTACGTTTTATTGAGCGTATTTTAGAACGCGGAGATGATATGGGAACGGCGAGAGCTCTTGGAGAACAAGAAGACGTTGTTCGTATTATGACGATTCATAAAAGTAAAGGGCTAGAGTTCCCAGTCGTATTTGTAGCTGGACTTGGTCGCCGTTTTAATACACAAGATTTAATGAAACGCTTCTTACTTCATAAAGATTTCGGTTTCGGTTCACAATTTATCGATCCTCGTAAACGAATTAAATATACGACATTATCACAACTAGCGATTAAGCGTAAAATGAAAATGGAATTAATTGCGGAAGAAATGCGCGTATTATACGTAGCGTTAACGCGTGCAAAAGAGAAGTTAATTTTAATCGGAACAGTTAAGGATGCCAATAAGGAAATGGAAAAATGGCTCGATGCGCGGGAGCATAGTGAATGGTTATTACCAGATCATATACGTGCCGGAGCGTCTTGCTATTTAGACTGGATTGCACCTTCATTATATAGACATCGTGATAGTGAAATGCTTCTTGAATTAGGACAAGGAAATATTCCAGTCGACATTTATGAGTATGACACTAGCTGGAAAGTAGAAGTTGTTGATGGAAAAGATTTACTTGCACCAGAACCAGTTCAAGAAGAGAAACAAGAATTGTTAGAAGCGCTTCGTGAGAAAAAGGCTGTTCCGCTAGAAAGTGAACGGAAAGAAGAAGTGTACGATAGATTAATGTGGGAATACGGGTATGAGGACGCGACATCGCACCGTGCGAAACAATCTGTTACAGAAATAAAGAGAAATTATCAATCTGAAGAAGGTAGCGATAATGCCTTTATTAAAAAACTTCGTGCACCAATTAAAACACGTCCGCGCTTTATGGAGAAAAAAGGACTAACGTACGCAGAGCGAGGGACAGCAGTCCATGCCGTTATGCAGCATGTAGATTTGAAGAAACCAATTACGATTGAAGTTCTTCAAGAACAAATTGCAAGAATGGTAAATAAAGAACTATTAACATTTGAACAAGCTGAAGAAATAGCGATTGAAAAAGTCATTTCATTCTTTGATAGTGGTTTAGGTAAAAGAGTAGTAGCAGCAAAAAGTGTTGAGCGTGAAGTACCATTTACGATGATGCTTTCAGCAGAAGAAGCGTATCAAGATTGGCAAGGGAAGAAAGGCGAATCAATACTTGTCCAAGGGGTTATCGACTGTATGATCGAAGAGGAAGACGGAATTACATTAATCGACTTTAAAACAGATACGATTGAAGGAAAGTTTCCAGGCGGATTTGATCAAGCGAAACCAATTTTAGAAGACCGATACAAAGTACAGCTTTCACTATATGCAAAAGCACTCGAGAAAAGCTTAAAACATCCTGTGAAAGAGAAGTGTTTATACTTCTTTGATGGGAATCATGTTGTAAAGGTTGAGGAATAG
- the gerPB gene encoding spore germination protein GerPB — MNFYVNQSIIINSIKIDSITTSSVFQIGTAGSIKALSKFSNSGGFTAPLRPLNAKGQIISIKPFS, encoded by the coding sequence TTGAATTTTTATGTAAACCAAAGCATCATCATCAACAGTATTAAAATCGATAGCATTACGACATCTTCTGTATTTCAAATTGGTACTGCCGGAAGTATTAAAGCTCTATCTAAATTTTCAAATAGCGGTGGATTTACAGCACCTCTTCGCCCTTTGAATGCGAAAGGACAAATTATTTCCATAAAGCCTTTCAGCTAG
- the gerPA gene encoding spore germination protein GerPA — MPAMVGHIRIVNIGSSGIFHIGDVFAIRPISYSRAFAGAGSFNVGDNVSVYNYQSSTTVNDSDVIDQAIIGST; from the coding sequence ATGCCAGCTATGGTCGGACATATTCGTATCGTTAATATTGGTTCAAGTGGGATTTTTCATATTGGAGATGTATTTGCGATTAGACCTATTAGTTATTCACGTGCTTTTGCCGGGGCCGGCTCCTTTAATGTTGGAGATAATGTCTCTGTCTACAATTATCAAAGTTCAACAACTGTAAATGATTCAGATGTAATCGATCAAGCGATAATTGGTTCAACTTAA
- a CDS encoding spore germination protein GerPE yields the protein MLHHVSVVQNVSIISLGITAVLQVGDANQMELKSRALLVHREIPCYLKGEGRLDAFEVFTDEYITIPKRTTDVKVNIINECPFIEVNNVELRTLLNSGCFQIGNVDYAFNNSRIMQIRQYISDEPSAQ from the coding sequence ATGTTACATCATGTTTCCGTCGTCCAAAATGTTTCTATTATTTCTTTAGGGATTACCGCAGTACTTCAAGTTGGTGATGCAAATCAAATGGAATTAAAAAGTAGGGCACTTTTAGTTCATCGGGAAATTCCTTGTTATTTAAAAGGAGAAGGTCGCTTAGATGCTTTTGAAGTTTTCACAGATGAGTACATTACTATTCCAAAGCGAACAACAGATGTAAAAGTAAATATTATAAATGAATGCCCTTTTATTGAAGTAAACAATGTTGAATTGCGAACACTTTTAAATTCTGGTTGCTTTCAAATTGGAAATGTCGATTATGCTTTTAATAACTCTCGTATTATGCAAATCCGCCAATACATTAGTGATGAACCTTCCGCTCAATAA
- a CDS encoding RNA polymerase alpha subunit C-terminal domain-containing protein: MATLRTCDQGHEYYKNSDCPTCPTCEKERKPKEGFLSLFSAPARRALEHYGIHTEEELSKYSEKEILKLHGIGPASLPKLRAALADKGLSFK; the protein is encoded by the coding sequence ATGGCGACGTTAAGAACTTGTGATCAAGGACACGAGTATTATAAAAATAGCGATTGTCCAACTTGCCCAACCTGTGAGAAAGAGAGAAAGCCGAAAGAAGGCTTTCTTTCTCTTTTTTCAGCACCAGCAAGGCGAGCGTTAGAACACTATGGAATTCACACTGAAGAAGAACTTTCAAAGTACAGTGAAAAAGAAATTTTGAAACTGCACGGTATAGGACCAGCATCTTTACCTAAATTGAGAGCGGCTTTAGCAGATAAGGGATTATCATTTAAATAA
- the addB gene encoding helicase-exonuclease AddAB subunit AddB produces MSLRFVIGRAGSGKSTLCLHEVQEELKQRPRGKTILYLVPEQMTFQTQQALIGSEEVRGSIRAQVFSFSRLAWKVLQEVGGASRLHIDEAGVHMLLRKIVESRKDGLSVFQKAAEQNGFFEHLGSMIAEFKRYNVTPSNVYEMWQQLDAHSSSAEQKLLANKVYDLQLLYDDFERALIGKYLDSEDYLQLLIEKLSESEYVKGAEIYIDGFHSFSPQELEIVRGLMRLGTRITITLTIDEKTLAQPVNELDLFYETTLTYERIKQVAREEKIEIEKTIPLMEQPRFHSPALAHLEAHYEARPNEKFNGEASVTISTAANLRAEVEGVAREIRRLVADEDYRYRDIAVLLRNGESYYDVMRTLFTDYNIPHFIDEKRPMSHHPLVECIRSALEIISGNWRYDAVFRCVKTELLYPLDVRKEAMREEMDEFENYCLAYGVQGKRWTSEDPWMYRRYRSLDDASEMITDSEREMEEKINQLRDVVRTPVIRMQKRLKRAGTVMQMCEAVYLFLEELDVPKKLEELRVRAEESGDFLFATDHEQVWEEVMSLLDTFVEMLGEEKMSLSMFTDVMSTGLEALQFANIPPSLDQVLIANIDRSRLSNIKATFVIGVNEGVIPAAPMDEGMLSDEEREVLGAAGIELAPTTRQTLLEEQFVMYQMVTRASEKLYISCPLADEEGKTLLASSFIKKIKRMFPDVKESFITNDVNDLSRSEQISYVATPEVTLSYVMQQLQTWKQYGFEGNLDFWWDVYNFYVTSDEWKQKSSRVLSSLFYRNRAQKLSTAVSRDLYGDTIKGSVSRMELFNRCAYAHFAQHGLSLRERDIFKLDAPDIGELFHAALKRIADRLLRENRTWADLSIKECEHLSTLVIEEIAPLLQRQILLSSNRHFYLKQKLQQIIFRTSLILREHAKSSGFVPVDLEVPFGMGGTGSLPPMEFALPNGVKMEVVGRIDRVDKAEDESGTFLRIIDYKSSSKALDLTEVYYGLALQMLTYLDVVTSNAHTWMKKGGTASPAGVLYFHIHNPIVEMKGDASEEEIEKEILKKFKMKGLVLGDADVVRLMDNKLSTGSSDIISAGLKKDGSFSARSSIASEQEFNVLQKYVHHSFENIGKDITEGVIDIAPYKKGNKAACTFCNFKSVCQFDESLEDNQFRTLKDMKDSEAMEKIREEVGGE; encoded by the coding sequence ATGTCACTTCGATTTGTGATTGGTAGAGCTGGAAGTGGAAAAAGTACACTTTGTTTACACGAAGTGCAAGAAGAGTTAAAGCAGCGCCCAAGAGGGAAAACAATATTATATCTTGTGCCAGAACAGATGACATTCCAAACGCAACAGGCGTTAATTGGGAGTGAAGAGGTAAGAGGTTCTATTCGGGCACAAGTTTTTAGTTTTTCGCGATTAGCGTGGAAGGTGCTGCAAGAAGTTGGCGGAGCGAGTCGTCTTCATATTGATGAAGCGGGCGTGCATATGTTACTTCGTAAAATTGTAGAGTCCCGTAAAGATGGATTATCGGTGTTCCAAAAAGCAGCGGAGCAAAACGGTTTCTTTGAACATCTTGGTAGTATGATTGCGGAGTTTAAACGTTACAATGTGACGCCATCTAACGTATATGAAATGTGGCAACAATTAGATGCGCATAGCAGTAGTGCAGAGCAAAAGCTGCTAGCGAATAAAGTGTATGATTTACAGTTATTATATGATGATTTTGAACGTGCTTTAATCGGAAAGTATTTAGATTCAGAAGATTACTTACAATTATTAATTGAGAAGCTTTCAGAATCTGAATATGTAAAAGGCGCGGAAATTTATATAGATGGATTCCATTCATTTTCCCCTCAAGAGCTAGAAATTGTTAGAGGGCTAATGAGATTAGGAACTAGAATCACAATCACATTGACAATAGATGAAAAAACGTTAGCGCAGCCAGTGAATGAACTAGATTTATTTTATGAAACGACGTTAACGTATGAACGAATAAAGCAAGTAGCTCGTGAAGAGAAAATAGAAATTGAAAAAACAATTCCGTTGATGGAGCAGCCGCGTTTTCATTCTCCGGCATTAGCTCATTTAGAAGCCCATTATGAAGCGCGTCCGAATGAAAAATTTAACGGTGAAGCAAGTGTAACGATTAGTACAGCAGCTAATTTACGAGCTGAAGTAGAAGGTGTTGCTCGTGAAATTAGAAGACTTGTGGCGGATGAAGACTATCGTTACCGAGATATCGCAGTCCTTCTTCGTAACGGAGAAAGTTATTACGACGTAATGCGAACGTTATTTACAGATTATAATATCCCGCATTTCATCGATGAAAAACGCCCAATGTCACATCATCCGCTAGTAGAATGTATTCGTTCTGCACTCGAGATTATTAGCGGGAATTGGCGTTATGATGCAGTATTCCGCTGCGTGAAAACAGAGCTTTTATATCCATTAGATGTAAGAAAAGAAGCGATGCGCGAAGAGATGGATGAGTTTGAAAACTACTGTTTAGCGTACGGTGTACAAGGGAAGAGATGGACTTCAGAAGATCCGTGGATGTATCGCCGCTATCGTTCTCTTGATGATGCGAGCGAAATGATAACAGACAGTGAGCGTGAAATGGAAGAGAAAATAAATCAACTTCGTGACGTTGTAAGAACGCCAGTTATTCGTATGCAAAAAAGGCTGAAGCGTGCTGGAACAGTTATGCAAATGTGCGAAGCGGTATATTTATTTTTAGAGGAGCTTGACGTTCCGAAAAAACTAGAAGAATTACGTGTTCGTGCAGAAGAAAGTGGAGATTTCTTATTTGCGACAGACCATGAGCAAGTATGGGAAGAAGTGATGAGCCTTCTTGATACGTTTGTAGAGATGCTTGGTGAGGAGAAGATGTCACTATCTATGTTCACGGACGTTATGTCGACAGGTCTTGAGGCGCTTCAATTTGCGAACATTCCGCCGTCACTAGATCAAGTGTTAATTGCTAATATTGATCGTTCTAGATTATCAAATATTAAAGCGACATTCGTTATTGGAGTGAATGAAGGCGTTATTCCAGCAGCACCTATGGATGAAGGGATGCTGTCTGATGAGGAAAGAGAAGTTCTTGGCGCGGCAGGAATTGAATTAGCGCCAACGACGAGACAAACTTTATTAGAAGAACAGTTTGTTATGTATCAAATGGTAACGAGAGCATCTGAGAAATTATACATTTCATGCCCGCTTGCAGATGAAGAAGGGAAGACGTTACTTGCTTCTAGTTTTATTAAAAAAATAAAAAGAATGTTCCCTGATGTGAAAGAATCATTTATTACAAATGACGTAAATGACTTATCACGTTCGGAACAAATTTCATACGTAGCAACGCCAGAAGTGACATTGTCTTATGTCATGCAGCAGCTGCAAACATGGAAGCAATACGGATTTGAAGGTAATTTAGACTTTTGGTGGGATGTATATAATTTCTACGTTACTTCAGATGAATGGAAACAAAAAAGTAGCCGCGTGTTATCAAGTTTATTCTACCGAAATCGTGCACAGAAACTAAGTACAGCGGTAAGTAGAGATTTATACGGAGATACAATTAAGGGAAGCGTTTCTCGTATGGAATTATTTAACCGTTGTGCGTACGCTCATTTCGCACAGCACGGTTTATCGCTAAGAGAGCGTGATATTTTCAAACTTGATGCGCCAGATATCGGTGAACTATTCCATGCAGCGCTGAAAAGAATTGCAGACAGGTTATTACGTGAAAACCGTACTTGGGCAGATTTATCAATAAAAGAGTGTGAGCATCTTTCTACTTTAGTAATAGAAGAAATTGCACCATTATTACAAAGACAAATTTTATTAAGTTCAAACCGTCATTTCTATTTAAAACAAAAACTACAACAAATCATATTCCGTACATCACTCATTCTTCGTGAACATGCGAAGTCTAGCGGTTTTGTACCAGTTGATTTAGAAGTACCGTTTGGTATGGGCGGGACTGGATCTCTTCCGCCAATGGAATTTGCGTTGCCAAATGGTGTGAAGATGGAAGTAGTGGGCCGTATTGACCGTGTTGATAAGGCAGAAGATGAGAGTGGTACGTTCCTTCGTATTATTGACTATAAATCAAGTTCGAAAGCGTTAGATTTAACAGAAGTGTATTACGGACTAGCGCTTCAAATGTTAACGTATTTGGATGTTGTTACTTCAAATGCACATACGTGGATGAAAAAGGGCGGCACTGCATCACCGGCGGGTGTATTGTATTTCCATATTCATAACCCGATTGTTGAGATGAAAGGCGATGCATCTGAAGAAGAAATTGAGAAAGAAATTTTAAAGAAATTTAAAATGAAAGGGCTCGTACTAGGAGATGCTGATGTTGTTCGTTTAATGGATAATAAACTTTCAACAGGAAGCTCTGATATTATTTCTGCTGGTCTGAAAAAAGATGGTAGTTTTAGTGCGCGTTCTAGCATTGCAAGTGAACAAGAGTTTAATGTACTTCAAAAATATGTACACCACTCGTTTGAAAATATCGGAAAAGACATCACAGAAGGTGTTATCGATATTGCTCCTTACAAAAAGGGGAATAAAGCGGCTTGTACGTTCTGTAACTTTAAATCTGTTTGTCAGTTTGATGAATCACTTGAAGATAACCAATTCCGTACGTTAAAAGATATGAAAGATAGCGAAGCAATGGAGAAAATTAGAGAGGAGGTTGGCGGAGAATGA
- the gerPD gene encoding spore germination protein GerPD translates to MNLNVVNRELKVGQIKMNGVSSSALFLIGDANLLILSSILDTPFESVTEGPFVPLVTDVPPTPG, encoded by the coding sequence ATGAATTTAAATGTTGTAAACCGCGAGTTAAAAGTAGGGCAGATTAAAATGAACGGGGTTTCTTCTTCTGCATTATTTTTAATTGGAGATGCAAACCTTCTCATCCTTTCTTCTATTCTTGATACGCCATTCGAATCTGTTACAGAGGGGCCATTTGTACCATTAGTAACAGATGTCCCTCCAACTCCAGGCTAA